One window of the Bradyrhizobium sp. NP1 genome contains the following:
- a CDS encoding PaaI family thioesterase, which produces MKPLLEAAQIEAMLRGSPFIHFLGLSVTGLDAEKQEITMRAPMRPEFERGPGSGQWHGGPIASIIDTVGDFALVMFVGRGLPTINFRVDYFRPAINTSLLATARVRRLGRSVGVADIDVYDEKKALIAIGRGTYATQ; this is translated from the coding sequence ATGAAGCCGCTGCTCGAGGCGGCGCAGATCGAGGCGATGCTGCGCGGGTCTCCCTTCATCCACTTTCTCGGGTTGAGCGTCACTGGTCTGGATGCCGAGAAGCAGGAAATCACCATGCGCGCGCCGATGCGGCCGGAGTTCGAACGCGGACCCGGGAGCGGACAGTGGCACGGCGGCCCGATCGCCTCGATCATCGACACGGTGGGCGACTTTGCGCTCGTGATGTTTGTCGGGCGCGGCCTGCCGACCATCAATTTCCGGGTCGATTATTTCCGGCCGGCGATCAATACGTCTCTGCTCGCGACCGCCCGGGTGCGGCGGCTCGGCCGCAGCGTCGGGGTTGCCGACATCGATGTGTACGATGAGAAAAAGGCGCTGATTGCGATCGGACGGGGAACCTACGCCACCCAGTGA
- a CDS encoding aminotransferase class V-fold PLP-dependent enzyme, with the protein MAGDDRLERLAADLVGNDAELVGPFGRKKLVYADYVASGRALLSVEHFVLAKVLPFYANSHTEASYCGGFITGLRQAARNAIADCCEADQRYAVIFAGSGATAGLNRLVNLFGIQAALGAGTVPRVVIGPYEHHSNILPWRESGAEIVEIPEAVTGGPDLAQLDAALAGAGGRPVICALSAASNVTGIIADVASITRQVKAAGARIIWDYAGAGPYLPIAMEPAPGVEIDAIVISPHKFIGGPAASGVLIVRRDAVQTETPTWPGGGTVKFVSPTGHDYSDRLEGREEAGTPNVIGDIRAGLAFLVKEAIGEGAMSARNAELSARALSAWSKVDRIELLGNTRADRLPIISFRIGDGKGGYVHQQLVTRMLSDRFGIQARGGCACAGPYVHRLLDIDEAASEDLRRAIARGEELRKPGFTRLNFSVLLSDEKVQYILDSVAQLARDATDFLDCYAVDSRRAVFYPRAEIAGQDRLVSEVS; encoded by the coding sequence TCTGGCAAAGGTGCTGCCCTTCTACGCCAACAGCCACACCGAAGCCTCGTATTGCGGCGGGTTCATCACCGGGCTCCGGCAGGCCGCTCGCAATGCGATCGCCGATTGCTGCGAAGCGGACCAGCGCTACGCCGTCATCTTTGCGGGGTCGGGGGCAACCGCGGGGCTCAATCGTCTCGTGAACCTGTTCGGCATCCAGGCGGCGCTCGGCGCCGGGACCGTGCCGCGCGTGGTGATCGGTCCCTACGAGCACCACTCCAATATTCTGCCCTGGCGGGAAAGCGGCGCCGAAATCGTTGAAATCCCGGAGGCCGTGACCGGAGGTCCCGATCTCGCGCAACTCGACGCGGCCCTTGCCGGCGCGGGCGGACGTCCCGTGATCTGCGCGTTATCCGCGGCGTCAAACGTGACGGGGATCATCGCTGACGTCGCTTCGATCACCAGGCAGGTCAAGGCCGCGGGGGCACGGATCATCTGGGATTATGCGGGCGCCGGTCCTTATTTGCCGATCGCCATGGAGCCGGCCCCTGGCGTCGAGATCGACGCCATCGTCATCTCTCCGCACAAATTCATTGGCGGTCCCGCCGCATCGGGCGTGCTGATCGTGCGTCGCGATGCCGTGCAAACGGAGACGCCGACCTGGCCCGGAGGCGGCACCGTGAAGTTCGTGTCGCCAACCGGGCATGACTACAGCGATCGCCTCGAAGGGCGCGAGGAAGCCGGCACGCCGAACGTGATCGGCGATATCAGGGCCGGCCTTGCCTTCCTCGTGAAGGAGGCGATCGGCGAGGGCGCCATGTCGGCGCGCAATGCCGAACTCAGCGCACGCGCGCTGTCGGCCTGGAGCAAGGTCGATCGCATCGAGCTCCTTGGCAATACGCGGGCCGATCGTCTCCCCATCATCTCGTTCCGGATCGGGGACGGGAAGGGCGGCTACGTCCACCAGCAGCTCGTGACGCGGATGCTGAGCGACCGGTTCGGCATACAGGCGCGTGGCGGATGCGCTTGCGCGGGTCCCTATGTGCATCGTCTGCTCGATATCGACGAGGCGGCCTCCGAGGACCTGCGGCGCGCGATTGCGCGTGGAGAGGAGCTTCGCAAGCCGGGCTTTACGCGGCTGAATTTCAGCGTCCTGCTGTCGGACGAGAAGGTGCAGTACATCCTGGATTCGGTTGCGCAGCTCGCGCGGGACGCAACCGATTTCCTGGATTGTTATGCGGTCGATAGTCGCAGGGCCGTCTTCTACCCGCGCGCAGAAATTGCCGGGCAGGATCGCCTGGTATCTGAGGTGTCATGA
- a CDS encoding zinc-binding dehydrogenase, whose protein sequence is MRAVVLREHGGIEKLKYEASFPDPEIGEGDVLLRVRATSLNYHDVFTRRGMPGIKIPFPVIIGLDVAGEIVKVGPGVGDWKVGDRVLVDPLNRIEGGLMGETMNGGLAELCKARAHQLFRIPDNVSFEQAAALPVAYGTAYRMMTEIGQVKRGEKVLILGASGGVGVCCVQLAKIAGAYVIACAGTAEKGERLKALGADEVILYTQEDFLQVIRQRHGRPQRNRSMPDNGGVDVVVNFTGGDTWVKSLRALKLGGRILTCGATAGYDPAEDLRVIWTFELQVRGSNGWERSDISRLFELVSSGKLKALIDNVYPLEQAGEAMRVLEGRQVFGKIVVAP, encoded by the coding sequence ATGCGTGCAGTGGTGTTGCGGGAACATGGCGGGATCGAGAAGCTCAAATATGAGGCGAGCTTTCCTGATCCTGAGATCGGCGAAGGCGATGTCCTGCTGCGCGTGCGCGCGACCTCGCTGAACTACCACGATGTCTTTACCCGACGCGGGATGCCGGGCATCAAGATTCCATTTCCCGTCATCATCGGGCTTGATGTCGCGGGCGAGATCGTCAAGGTCGGCCCCGGGGTCGGCGACTGGAAGGTCGGCGACCGGGTGCTGGTCGATCCGCTCAACCGGATCGAAGGCGGCCTGATGGGCGAGACCATGAATGGTGGTCTGGCCGAACTGTGCAAGGCGCGGGCCCATCAGCTGTTCCGCATTCCAGACAACGTCAGTTTCGAGCAGGCCGCGGCGCTGCCCGTTGCCTACGGGACCGCCTATCGCATGATGACCGAGATCGGACAGGTCAAGCGGGGCGAGAAGGTCCTGATCCTTGGCGCGAGCGGCGGCGTCGGGGTGTGTTGCGTGCAGCTTGCAAAGATCGCCGGCGCCTATGTGATCGCCTGCGCCGGCACGGCGGAGAAGGGCGAGCGGCTGAAGGCGCTCGGCGCCGACGAGGTCATTCTCTACACCCAGGAGGATTTCCTCCAGGTGATCCGTCAGCGGCATGGCCGCCCGCAGCGCAATCGCAGCATGCCGGACAATGGTGGCGTCGATGTCGTCGTCAACTTCACCGGCGGCGATACCTGGGTGAAGTCGCTGCGCGCGCTGAAGCTCGGCGGCCGCATCCTGACCTGCGGCGCCACGGCGGGCTACGATCCGGCCGAAGACCTGCGGGTGATCTGGACATTCGAGCTGCAGGTTCGCGGCTCGAACGGATGGGAGCGCAGCGACATCAGCCGGCTTTTCGAACTCGTCTCATCGGGCAAGCTCAAGGCGCTGATCGACAATGTCTACCCGCTGGAACAGGCGGGGGAGGCGATGCGCGTGCTCGAAGGCAGGCAGGTGTTCGGCAAGATCGTGGTGGCGCCATGA